In a genomic window of Candidatus Cloacimonadota bacterium:
- a CDS encoding insulinase family protein has translation MKITAKLYATIILTALLAGLAAQPAELMQIPLQQDPAVLSGQLDNGLSYYIMRNPKPANLAELRLYVDVGSVNEDEDQRGLAHFTEHMAFNGTKNFAKSEVVNYLSSIGMGYYNGLNAMTSYDYTVYQLKIPTDDSAKLNQGLLILSDMAHQLSFEASEIERERGVIIEEWRLGQDAGSRVRDAQNAVFLAGSRYAERSPIGTYEVISGFGHDTIKRFYRDWYRPDLQSVVIVGDFEPDAMLDLVKQYFGAIPARVDPRPREDFSVPANLAPQAIVTTDPEYPSNMLQVMWKKDVQRVNNFGEYYNNLKGTLFYTMLNHRLEENSKKPNPPYSFAAATEYPLLRTMSASMMFAMYTQGKSEEALSTILTEAERVQRFGFMPSEFERAKIDVLRDAERQVAEQGTRESGDIAWGIVDALSNQNVFTSAEFRQLLTQELIDLVSLDEVNAMVAELIQDKNMFIGLSGPQKEELAYPTQERLLEIARGVNSLEIAPYEDKTVNEPIMKDFPSLAAIVSEETDTATQTKIWTLANGVKVYAKKTDFKNDQVLLRAVSPGGYTRYPADALPASQLLSGYIEESGFGNFDSISLRKATAGKVANASLGVSNYSESVNASCSPQDMELMFQLLYQYATAPRFDEQDFASHVQRMKTYYQNRNLDPMNVFMSRMYKELYANHPYQTDLADADLDAVELADLEAVFRDRFADFSDFSFIIVGAFDEEQLKQYCQAYLGNLPVLRRQDTPVDPGLDPRDGIHEIRFRKGSSDRAFVAHFTNGEYAYSLQNQVDLSGLEYVLNEKLRENIREDLSGVYFIQAFTMASEFPRPYSVLGTFMGCSPARVDELNTAIFATLDSLKAGRLEEKYITAARETMKQQYQEDIRSNRFWLGQLHSSVWLNRPLGDWLELPGYYESLSRERVLAAAKTYLNTDVNKLSVIMLPEIEQR, from the coding sequence ATGAAAATCACCGCAAAGCTTTACGCAACCATCATCCTGACGGCTCTGCTGGCCGGGCTTGCCGCTCAGCCCGCTGAACTGATGCAGATCCCCCTGCAGCAGGACCCCGCCGTGCTGTCCGGCCAACTTGACAATGGACTCTCGTACTACATCATGCGCAACCCCAAACCCGCCAACCTCGCTGAACTGCGGCTCTACGTGGATGTGGGCTCCGTGAACGAGGACGAGGATCAGCGCGGACTGGCACATTTCACGGAACACATGGCCTTCAACGGCACCAAAAACTTTGCCAAAAGTGAGGTGGTGAACTACCTTTCCTCCATCGGCATGGGCTATTACAACGGCCTCAACGCCATGACCAGCTACGACTACACAGTTTATCAACTGAAGATCCCCACCGACGACAGCGCCAAGCTGAACCAGGGCCTGCTGATCCTTTCGGACATGGCCCACCAGCTTAGTTTCGAGGCTTCCGAGATCGAACGCGAGCGCGGTGTGATCATCGAGGAATGGCGGCTCGGGCAGGATGCCGGCTCACGCGTCCGGGATGCCCAGAACGCCGTGTTTCTGGCCGGTTCGCGCTACGCGGAACGCTCTCCCATCGGCACTTACGAGGTGATCAGCGGCTTCGGGCATGACACCATCAAACGTTTTTACCGTGACTGGTACCGTCCAGACCTCCAAAGCGTGGTGATCGTGGGCGATTTTGAGCCTGACGCCATGCTGGATCTGGTGAAACAATACTTTGGTGCCATCCCGGCCCGGGTCGATCCCCGCCCCAGAGAGGATTTCAGCGTTCCCGCCAACCTCGCGCCCCAGGCCATCGTGACCACCGATCCCGAATATCCGAGCAACATGCTGCAGGTGATGTGGAAAAAGGACGTCCAGCGGGTCAACAATTTCGGCGAATATTACAACAACCTGAAAGGCACGCTGTTCTATACCATGCTCAACCACCGTCTGGAGGAAAACAGCAAAAAACCCAATCCGCCCTATTCCTTTGCCGCCGCCACGGAATATCCGCTGTTGCGCACGATGTCCGCTTCCATGATGTTCGCGATGTACACCCAGGGCAAGTCTGAAGAGGCTTTGAGCACCATTCTCACCGAAGCGGAACGGGTGCAGCGCTTTGGCTTTATGCCCAGCGAGTTCGAACGCGCCAAGATCGACGTCCTGCGCGATGCCGAGCGTCAGGTGGCGGAGCAAGGCACCCGTGAATCCGGCGACATCGCCTGGGGGATCGTGGACGCCCTTTCGAACCAGAACGTCTTTACCAGCGCGGAATTCCGGCAGCTGCTCACCCAGGAGCTGATCGACCTGGTATCCCTGGACGAGGTGAACGCCATGGTGGCGGAGCTGATCCAGGACAAGAACATGTTCATTGGCCTGAGCGGCCCCCAGAAAGAGGAATTGGCCTATCCCACGCAGGAACGCCTGCTGGAGATCGCCCGCGGTGTGAACAGCCTGGAGATCGCTCCTTACGAAGATAAAACCGTGAACGAGCCGATCATGAAAGACTTTCCATCACTCGCCGCTATCGTGAGTGAAGAGACCGACACCGCAACCCAAACCAAGATCTGGACCCTGGCCAACGGGGTGAAAGTTTACGCCAAGAAAACGGATTTCAAGAACGACCAGGTGCTGTTGCGTGCCGTCAGCCCCGGCGGCTACACGCGCTATCCCGCGGACGCGCTTCCCGCTTCCCAACTGCTATCCGGCTACATCGAGGAATCTGGCTTCGGCAACTTTGACTCCATCTCGCTGCGCAAAGCCACCGCCGGCAAAGTGGCGAATGCCAGCCTGGGCGTGAGCAATTACAGCGAAAGCGTGAACGCCTCCTGCTCGCCGCAGGACATGGAACTGATGTTCCAGCTGCTTTACCAGTACGCCACCGCCCCGCGCTTCGATGAGCAGGATTTCGCCTCCCACGTGCAGCGGATGAAAACATACTACCAAAACCGCAACCTGGACCCGATGAATGTCTTTATGAGCAGGATGTACAAGGAACTTTACGCCAACCATCCTTATCAGACAGATCTGGCCGACGCGGACCTCGACGCGGTGGAACTGGCCGATCTGGAAGCCGTGTTCCGTGACCGCTTTGCCGATTTTTCGGACTTCAGCTTCATCATCGTGGGTGCTTTCGACGAAGAACAGCTAAAACAGTATTGCCAGGCCTATCTGGGCAACCTGCCCGTGCTCAGGCGTCAGGACACTCCGGTCGATCCAGGCCTGGATCCGCGCGACGGCATCCACGAGATCCGCTTCCGCAAAGGCTCCAGCGACCGCGCTTTTGTGGCACATTTTACCAACGGGGAATACGCATACAGCCTGCAAAACCAAGTGGATCTGAGCGGCCTGGAGTATGTGCTGAACGAAAAACTGCGCGAGAACATCCGCGAGGACCTCAGCGGCGTGTACTTCATACAAGCTTTCACCATGGCCTCCGAATTTCCACGTCCCTACAGCGTTCTGGGCACTTTCATGGGTTGCTCGCCGGCGCGGGTGGACGAGCTTAACACCGCCATCTTCGCCACTCTGGACAGCCTCAAGGCCGGCCGGCTGGAGGAAAAGTACATCACAGCCGCCCGCGAAACCATGAAGCAGCAATACCAGGAAGATATCCGCTCCAACCGCTTCTGGCTGGGGCAACTGCACTCCAGCGTCTGGCTGAACCGTCCCCTGGGAGATTGGCTGGAACTTCCCGGCTACTACGAAAGCCTGAGCCGCGAACGTGTCCTCGCCGCTGCCAAAACCTATCTGAACACCGATGTGAACAAGCTCAGCGTGATCATGCTGCCGGAAATCGAGCAACGGTAA
- a CDS encoding class I SAM-dependent methyltransferase, producing the protein MTNDSSNRLYADLAWLWPLWGDPATEYAAYCEFMVKGLRRHARRELKTLLNAGCGGGKNLFTLRKHFQVTGLDLSEQMLALAAELNPCCELLRGDLRDYGLDREFDAVFLDDAISYLLTEDDLERSFRQAFKHLAPGGVLAFSIDATSENFQNRRTQVFQSIPSEKYPDTEVTYITNDYLQADGSVSNTFIYLIRRNGELRIETDQHVCGLFPLETWRYLLERTGFQIARDDYEENGDQYPSFFCLKP; encoded by the coding sequence ATGACAAATGACTCCAGCAACCGGCTCTATGCCGATCTGGCCTGGCTCTGGCCACTCTGGGGAGATCCGGCCACAGAATACGCCGCCTATTGCGAATTCATGGTGAAAGGCCTGCGCCGCCACGCCCGGAGGGAATTGAAAACCCTGCTGAACGCCGGTTGCGGCGGCGGCAAGAACCTCTTCACCCTGCGCAAACACTTCCAGGTGACCGGGCTGGACCTCAGCGAACAGATGCTGGCCCTGGCGGCGGAGCTCAATCCCTGCTGCGAACTGCTCCGGGGCGATCTGCGCGATTATGGGCTGGACCGCGAGTTTGACGCCGTCTTCCTCGACGACGCCATCTCCTATCTGCTCACCGAGGATGACTTGGAACGCTCTTTCCGCCAGGCTTTCAAACATTTGGCCCCGGGCGGGGTGCTGGCCTTTAGCATCGACGCCACCTCCGAGAATTTCCAAAACCGGCGCACCCAGGTCTTCCAATCCATCCCCTCAGAGAAATATCCGGACACCGAAGTCACCTATATCACAAACGATTACCTGCAGGCTGACGGCAGCGTGTCCAACACCTTCATCTACCTGATCCGCCGGAACGGAGAACTGCGGATCGAGACCGACCAGCACGTCTGCGGCCTGTTTCCACTTGAAACCTGGCGGTACTTGCTGGAGCGAACAGGTTTTCAAATCGCGCGGGATGATTACGAAGAAAACGGAGACCAATACCCCAGCTTTTTCTGCCTGAAACCCTGA